From Scomber scombrus chromosome 13, fScoSco1.1, whole genome shotgun sequence, a single genomic window includes:
- the LOC133993002 gene encoding trace amine-associated receptor 13c-like: protein MEVQDGAELCFPHLPNISCRRPLSSGFEAVILNILLFSFTVLTIALNLLVIISVSQFRQLQTPTNILLLSLAVSDFLVGIVVMPGAISTQISCWFVGDVLCSLCAYISFIIICSSVGDMVLISIDRYVAICDPLHYTTKITVRRVKLCVCLCWLFSALVSIVFAKDNLTHPGRYNSCHGECVIFTDDISRVVDLVLSFIIPVTLIIILYMRVFVVAVSQARAMRSHVAAVTLQVSLISKKSELKAARTLGIIVVVFLVCCFPYYCVSLVADKFSNSLYEFFVLCLLHFNSCMNPVIYAMFYPWFRKAIKLIVTLQILQPGSSDANIL, encoded by the exons ATGGAGGTTCAGGACGGAGCAGAGCTCTGCTTTCCACATCTCCCCAACATCTCCTGCAGGAGGCCGCTGTCTTCTGGGTTTGAAGCTGTGATTCTGAACATTCTGCTTTTCTCCTTCACTGTGCTCACTATAGCTCTCAACCTGCTCGTCATCATCTCAGTCTCCCAATTCAG GCAGCTCCAGACACCCACCAACatcctgctgctctctctggCTGTATCAGACTTTCTTGTGGGCATTGTGGTGATGCCAGGAGCAATTTCCACACAGATATCCTGCTGGTTTGTTGGTGATGTCCTATGTTCTCTGTGTGCTTATATATCCTTCATCATTATCTGTTCCTCAGTAGGAGACATGGTGCTCATATCAATTGACCGTTATGTGGCTATTTGTGATCCTCTGCATTACACCACCAAAATCACTGTGAGAAGAGTGAaactctgtgtttgtctgtgttggcTCTTTTCTGCCTTAGTCAGCATTGTCTTTGCCAAAGATAACCTGACTCATCCAGGTAGGTATAATTCCTGTCATGGAGAGTGTGTGATTTTCACTGACGATATTTCAAGGGTTGTTGACCTTGTACTGAGCTTTATTATTCCAGTTACTCTCATCATAATCCTGTATATGAGAGTCTTTGTGGTGGCTGTGTCTCAGGCTCGTGCCATGCGCTCTCATGTTGCAGCTGTGACACTCCAAGTTTCACTGATATCAAAGAAATCTGAGCTGAAAGCAGCCAGGACTCTTGGTATTATTGTAGTTGTCTTTCTAGTATGTTGCTTCCCATATTATTGTGTGTCTCTTGTAGCAGACAAGTTCTCCAATAGTTTATATGAATTCTTTGTGCTCTGTCTGTTGCATTTTAACTCCTGTATGAACCCTGTGATATATGCCATGTTCTACCCCTGGTTTAGAAAAGCTATTAAACTCATTGTGACTCTTCAGATACTGCAGCCTGGCTCCTCTGAtgcaaacatactgtag
- the LOC133993440 gene encoding trace amine-associated receptor 13c-like: MEVQDRTELCFPQLPNTSCRSKMYSWSGAVYLAILLSSISSFTVALNLLVIISVSHFRQLHTPTNILLLSLAVSDFLVGILVMPGAILLHTSCWLFGDLMCSLYNYVAFIIICSSVGDMVLISIDRYVAICDPLHYTTKITVRRVKLCVCLCWLFSVLLSIVFTKNNLTQPGRYNSCHGECVIVIDNISGVIDLVLSFIIPVTLIVMLYMRVFVVAVSQARAMRSHVAAVTLQVSLTITSRKSELKAARTLGILVVVYLICFCPYYCLSLVGSHTLFSYLFELFLGMLFYFNSCMNPVIYAMFYPWFRKAIKLIVTLQILQPGSSDANIL, from the exons ATGGAGGTTCAGGACAGAACAGAGCTCTGCTTTCCACAACTCCCCAACACCTCCTGCAGGAGTAAAATGTATTCTTGGTCCGGAGCTGTATATCTGGCAATTCTGCTGTCATCCATCTCTTCGTTCACTGTGGCTCTCAACCTGCTCGTCATCATCTCAGTCTCCCACTTCAG GCAGCTCCACACACCCACCAACatcctgcttctctctctggCTGTATCAGATTTTCTTGTGGGCATTTTGGTGATGCCAGGAGCAATTCTCCTACATACATCCTGTTGGTTATTTGGTGATCTTATGTGTTCTCTATATAATTATGTAGCCTTCATCATTATCTGTTCCTCAGTAGGAGACATGGTGCTCATATCAATTGACCGTTATGTGGCTATTTGTGATCCTCTGCATTACACCACCAAAATCACTGTGAGAAGAGTGAaactctgtgtttgtctgtgttggcTCTTTTCTGTCTTACTCAGCATTGTCTTTACAAAAAATAACCTGACTCAACCAGGTAGGTATAATTCCTGTCATGGAGAGTGTGTGATTGTCATTGACAATATTTCAGGGGTTATTGACCTTGTACTGAGCTTTATTATTCCAGTTACTCTCATCGTAATGCTGTATATGAGAGTCTTTGTGGTGGCTGTGTCTCAGGCTCGTGCCATGCGCTCTCATGTTGCAGCTGTGACACTTCAAGTTTCACTGACTATAACATCAAGGAAATCTGAGTTGAAAGCAGCCAGGACTCTTGGTATTCTTGTAGTTGTGTACTTAATATGTTTCTGCCCATATTACTGTTTGTCTCTTGTAGGGAGCCACACTTTGTTCAGTTATCTATTTGAATTGTTTCTTGGCATGCTTTTCTATTTTAACTCCTGTATGAACCCTGTGATATATGCCATGTTTTACCCCTGGTTTAGAAAAGCTATTAAACTCATCGTGACTCTTCAGATACTGCAGCCTGGCTCCTCTGAtgcaaacatactgtag